ACTCCAGACTTCTCACATACAGTGTTTTCCTCTAGGTGACGCACAGGCCTCGGTATACTCTCCATTTTAACGATGAGCTACTAAAAAATTAGATCATATCCTTTGGAAAACCAACTATAAGGTCACAGGGATAGTTCCTTAATGAGGAGGGCATATCAATAAcgtcttccttaaaaaaaaccattaaagtattattttaatgaaatcaaaGTGGTAGCATCCAGGAGTAGAGCgttaataaaagaaacaagcacTGTCAATGAcatctctcttctctgcagtgtTCTTTTCCCATTCACCCTCTCTTTTCTCAGCACATtcaaacattttccctttttttttttttttggcattttcttcAATGTATCATTTGCTGATGCCACCTCGTTTAGAGCCATTTCTTCTCGCTGCTCAGTTCCTAAGTACAGTCTCACACAACAGGTGAAGTCTCCATTAAAGCGCTGGCATAAGCCCTCATTAAATACCATGTGGCTGTGTACTTCATTGAGCCTCCACCCATCCCGGAcgctctcttcctccttctccaggaAATCAAGGTCCTTCACATCACCGTGCAACTCTTTGCTTTGTCCTTTCGCAAGTCCGTCGCCACTGTGGAAAGTTCTGGCCTGCCAGGCATGTGTGAAATTCGCTTTGTTGCCCTCTGcgatttgtttcttttaacatttttatttgttttattcacaCACGCCAAGGTGGCAACATGAAAAATGTCTCTGACACTGTTTTCTGACTGTAAGGCTGAGCATTCAATATATGTAGCTGCTCCAATCTGTTTGGCCATATTTGCACcctaagggaaaaaagaacatgcaaTCAATACCAAGTTTCCGCAGAGCGCCAAAGCAAACCATACAATTACTCTTCAGCGCTGTTTTCCATACACAATGTTTTGTGAAAACCAAAGCTAAAGCTCCAGCACTACAGCCAGCAGctaattttgcaaaataaacagagCTTTGGTTCCAAGATGCTTTAAACAAGTATCCAAGCATTATCTCCTATGCCGATAAATACAAACTGGAAGAGAGAAGATAAGCTCAGTGACCTGCAAACAACTGCAGAAAGCCCGAAGAGTATTAGTAGGACCTGTTTAGCAATTTCACCCTTATAACTTGCATCCGTGAATCACGTGCTCACTGGGCAAGGTCTGGACCGGGCAGCTTCCAGATTTAAGCCTGCTATctccaaagagaaaatgtattctGACTGCCTTAAGGGCTAGCCAGCGTGCCCCTGACCTGGAGGGGAGCCCGTGTTACACCTCCGCAAAGGAGGCAAAGTTCGTGGGGAAATGTGCTGTGGGTTTCTGGGTCAGGGATAGTTATAGCAACTTGTAGCTAGGgaacaggcaaaaaaagaaaagaaaaaaggacattaGTGGTTATAAGAGCCCttctattttgattttaagtGCATTAAAAGTCAAAGCAGGGATATTTGTTccagcagcacaaagaaaacaacacgCAACTCCGACAGATGACAATACCCCAGTATCCTGTTGTAGATTTTTCTACTGGAAGACAATACAGCATTGTGTGGAAAAAATGGAGTTGTTGCAACGGAATTTTACTTCTGAGGGACGAATCTTTTTAGTAAGTTACGAAATCCAGCCACATCCTTGATGTGGCACTCTCGCATATTCACGGGCCTGAACTACAGGCACAAGCCAGTCCAGCCCCTCCTCTTTGCTCTAGTGCCAGGCTGATGGCATTAATCTATTCGGACCCACAACTTCAGTATGCACTATTTACACGGCAGTGATGCAGCCATCTTCTTAACAATCCTAAGTGGGAGTGGCTGATAAAGGAGTACTAGTTTGTAGGACAAGCCCTCCCCACTGTTAAACATCTCAACTCCTACTAACCAAGCCTAGCCTATACCTTAGAGCCTCAGAAATGTTTGCTCAGGTGTAGCTGACTGGAAACTGGCTAGCATACTGGAAGCAGGGTGTCACCATCAACTGGCTCTATCCTCCCAACGCTTCCTTATGAAGTTAAGAGGAACGGGGAAAACCCCGCTGAGCTCTTTGATCCCACGTCGACTTAGCAAGGCaagggattttaaaaacaagctgtgTACCTCGACCCCAGAGGACCCTTCCCTAGAACTAGCGCAGGATAGCATTGGGTTGCTTCATGCCACCAGAGATTTGGCAACCACGAGAGATATAACCGTTGCTCAGTCTCAGCTTTTGCTTACATAGAGTACAGATGAAATGATGGGAGTTGGCTGAAGTATGGGCTCCCCTGTAACATGTACATTCTTCCCTTTGGCTGCCAAGTAATAGCTTCTGGCTTAGCCCTTTGTCTGCAGCTGACTCCTGTTCCTAAGGGGTACAGGCTAAGGGTGACACCAGAAGAGATGTGGATCTTCAACTCCAGGGGACAAATCCACCTGTCAGTAGATTTCTGATCGCTATCTATGGAAAGGGGTGAGACTTGGTGATTTTACTGAACTACtgtaaaaaatgtaatatatgAACTTGTGTATGTCATAACTGGCAGACAGTATTTCCTTTTAcgtttaatattaaaaaaatagcacGGAAAAGACAAATTGTCTGAGATGGGGAGATGTTTACTGAGTGAAGTGTAGAAAAATGCCATAACCAGCATAAGCGACCACAGTACAACACTCCACGTTATATTTGAATCAAGATACTCAGTTAATGGTATCTTGGCATTTTCCAATTTAAACATGCTGTAGGAGGCTGCATTATTAGTAATTGCATATTAGGAGCTGTTGGTTTGGAAAACCTGAGGTTGTGGATAAAACATCAAAAACTGTTTAACAGCATAGGATATAGACACCAGCTAATGTTACTTCTGGAGGTAGCATTCTCACTCTCACACCCTGCAGGGTGTATCTCAAACCACCACTGTGATTCAGCTGCAATGCACGATACACACGTGTGAGTAATAAGGGGAAGTTTACCTTACAGCCCAGTTTTCCCattctctgcctcctgctctcccaTGGCCTGACTCCTTTCCCTTTCACCTCTGTTTCTCTATGCCCTGCTGCCTGGCTTCAaacttctcccttccccagtaGCAGAGAACTGCTGCCAAGAATTAAGATGCTTTCTGGATTTGCTGCCACCTTCAGAGGCAGCTACAAGGTGTTTTCACAGAAGATGTTTTCaggaaataggattttttttaaggggtCAGACTATATGCAATGCTTGTCATGATGCTTAAGTCAAATGTAGGAGATTGAAATCTTAAGTTTGAACAAAAAATTTTACCAATTTATCAGTAAATAAACATGAGATGTCACATCTCAGTTACTGTTTTGGCCTCTGTAGGCCCAGAAAAGCAGTAAGTTTATTTTCAATTCACTTAAAAGGCTCTTTGCAATCAATAAGGCTACAATCTTATGATGCTTAAAGCACACATTGTGGGGCTGCATGATTCCCTGCTGCATCCAGTCTGTGGGTAGGCTTTGCCTTTACTCATAATAGCTTTCAAATTCATCTCTAGCAACTACTAGAGTACGTGCATCTGACTTCTAGGATGCACTCGTGTCAACGGGGGGAGAAGTTGTTCATAAAGGTGGCTACAGTGATAGAAAAGTCTTATCTTCCACCCCTACGTACAACGAAGGATGTGGCACATACCTGATCGTAGGACACGGGTGTCTGCCTGTGATTGGAAAGTTCCACTAGCGTGCTTACGTCTGTGCGCAGATCTGACTTGCAACCAACCAAAAGCATTTTGGTGTTCGGACAAAACTCCTGGATTTCACCTTTCCACTGTAAAATTTTAGGTTGTTATTATACTCGAGTAGTTGAATGTTTAAATCCAAAGAGGCAATAGATACAAGATGAAGTTTAATAAGTCATGACATTTCATGTGGAAACACTCTTACGTAATAGTTGTATCTACCTTCAAGCTAATTTCTAAAGGCATTAGTTCCAGCAAAATCTGGTCAAGGATGAAATCTTACAATCTCATACACTCATTAATTCCATCGACTTACTAATCAAGAGGGAAGGAATTGAGATGGTTTACCTACGTGAGTACAGGTTTGCAGACCTGTTGCTCCTCACAAGCGGTAAACAACCAGCCATAGCCATCTGCAGACAGGAACCAATGAAACCTGGTGTCACCACATTCAATGGTTCCTCCAGACGGAGCTACAGAGGCAGGTCTTGTATGACCACAAAATAAGCAGTGCTATATATCGGCTCATGGCTACATCCTCACACCTAGAACTACACAAATCTGTCAAGGATTCAGCTGTTGTGAACCAGTAATAAGCCCTTCAAACAGAACTTGTGATATATTCCTTGGGTTTCTTCCCCCTCTACATGCTTACTTTGAGAAcacaagaaagtaaaaaattttgCAGCACAATCTGAACAGATCATACAATGCCTAAAACTTAACGATATCATTTGGGTTTAAAAGCATATTAAGAAAAATCTCTTACAGACTTAAGCAACACTATAGTAACCAACACTATcagggacagaaaagaaaaagacagttcCAGATGCTTGTTGGCACAGTTAGTAGCTGAGAGAATAGTCTTAAGTATTTTCTGTAGACTATTCAGAGCATTGTATGCCACTTTATTCCCAGTGACACAAGAACCACTGGCcccagctacagaaaaaaaggaacttcaTTAAGCCTTAAAGACAACACTGCAAAGTTGAGTCATGCCCAGTGACCAAGGAGAGGACCAGGACCACCTCACAAACAGAGCTTGATTATCAAAATTCAATGTTTTAACTTGGGGAAAGTCTGGCACTGAATCTCAGATCACTGAGCTCgtgaaaaattctgaagtttgGTGCAGGATCACACTCCTCTGCCACTGCTAGGTCTTCTGGTGGCTTCCAGAGGCATTTGTCACTGGCTCCCTTCTAACTTAAGGCTGAGAAATTATGTAAAACCATGGCAAAAGTCCAAACACTTGGCAGGCACGTTTTAGCAGTCTTTGCAACATGGCAAAGTTTCTCAATCCTGTCTGTTATATGAATATAATGTGAGAGACAATTTCTTGCtgcacccagccctgcacctCACACCACCCTAAACAATTCACTGCTGTCTAAGGGCTGAGGAATGAGAATTTACTTCACCCCTGAGCATCCTTTagggagtttttttgttttcaattaacATTCAACCCTTTCAAACAAACGATCTCAAATTCTAGCAGTGCAGAGCGCGGTCCTGTCATCTctccattaaaagaaacaaactgaagtTTCCAATGTAGGAAACAGCACCACTCTTCAGAGGTTTAAAGCCAAGCTACTTGAACAGTTCTGTACTCAAAACGCTTCTCCAACACTTGCCTTTTTTAGCACACTGTCAAGAGTTTCTGGCCGACTGATGTCAAAGCAAATCAGGACAGCATCAGAATCTGGATAGGAGAGTGGGCGGACATTGTCATAATAAGGAGACCCTGCAGGGaaacaaacaacatttttattagtttatatttttcactttctgcagTCGTTCAAGCTTATTCAGAAAGTTCAGAAAGGTTTTCAGCAAAGCTCTTTAATAGCACCCAGCTACTATCTTTTCTTCAATAGCCCTGTATTCCCAAAACACTCGTTGCACTTGCTCATTTCCCcactttccttttgtttctcaccTACAAAAGCAACAGCCTTCCCAAGTAATTAAGAGTGATGGCACCCCAGTGATCCATCTCCCACCAAAAGCTTGTGATGCCCCCAATAACAAGGAAAGGGAAATCGGGTCAGCCCAAGTTTAAGTCCCAGCATTAACCTGCAGGGATTTGACTTTGAGAACAAATCCTTAACCTCCAAAAGGCTTCTTCAAAGCAGATCTGTCACAGCTGCactttcatggaaaaaattcagaaagttttgAAATACATCAGTTTTGATTCTtctaacatttaatttaaaacaaatagttCCAAGTGCAAAAAGCATCTTTAGTTGTCCTGGCTATCGGCAATTTTTAGAAGAAACTCTTGcttcaaataaaagcatttgttgCAGTACTCCAGCAGGAAAGAATCCCAGTCCTGTAGGCAGGCACTCAAGGTATCCATCACAAAAAGCCTCACCAATCTGTAAACCAATCTATGCTTgcaataaatgtttctgtttagcccataaaacaaatttttattgATGAGATCAAAGCTAATCTAGTAATCTGATGGAACGGAAATAGGTCCAATATTGCACTTTGTGCATGTTTTACTTCCAGAGCTGTTAAGGGATGCACTGGGTTTCTTTAAGAATTGTCATGATGTGCAGAGTTACAAATATATCTCCAGAGtcagaaatctcatttttatcaTCTGGTGAATCTGGTAAcaggtttggggaaaaaaaaaaaatcttccttttttctaggAAGTTCCAGTCACTCAGCCACCATTTGGTTTGGCCTTAACTCTGCTGAAGCTTCACTTACTGAGGAGAATGCATTTCTGATTTAGAAGGGTACGTAAACAGTTAAGTAGTCCAACAGGATAAGGGCTTGGGCTTTAAAATGCATGCCTGCAACTTGAGATGCGTTTTCTTAGTCATATAGccttatttctgtatttttctctcatgaACCTAAAATACAGCATAGAACATATGCAACAAGAATACAGCTTTCAAGAGTTTTTGGGTTATCAGCTAATTATATCACCAATTTTCCAACTATCTAGAACTAATTGGCTGTAAGGTCTCAGAGGCTGAGCAGACTATTAACTGGATTAGAGAAATTCCTCAAGTTTTTAACTGACAGACAGCTCATGCTGTTGcacaaagcagagcagggaatGGTGTGAACGTATCACAGATGACTTCAGTTGGACAGCTTATACTGGAAGGAAGGAGTCAAGAATCCCAGGAATGTTGTTTTTGAAATGAAGAGTAACACATGGGGAATGAAGCATTACCAAACTAGGTAGCAGAAGGTAATTTGTTGAACGAGACTATTTTATTCAAATGTTCATCTTCATAAATGATGTCAATCTAACAAAGAGGCAGCTGTCAAAAACTGCTCTTCAAAGAACAGTTAGTGTCTTCAGCGGTAAATGACATGTTAGAAAGAAATCTAAGCAAGCTGAGCTGACCAGCAGTTAACTATTCATTTGAGCTCAGCTCTGCTTGCAGTGACAATCAATAAGCATTTTCCACTACTAATTATTCCCCAGCTATCTCCAGCACCGCTATTACAGTGCCTCCATCCTGGAGCCCCAGGGCCAAGTTATTTATCCTGGAGCCCCAGGGCCAAGTTATTTGCCCTGGACAGACGAACTGCAGAGCAGCGTGCCATTAACTAGCCACCCGCACTGCTCTGCAGCGTTCAACTGGCCAAAGCACAGACTGCTGCCCAGCCGCCAGCCTGCATGCTGGTGAGAGCCACTGCCTGGCTAGCACATCTCCCTGCCGAGCTCCAGCAAGTAAGGGCAGGATTGAAGATCATTAATGCTTGGCCAAATGGTTGCCGGCTAGAAAGGAGTCTCAAAAAAGCCTCACCCAGAAACTAATTCCTTAGACACATACCTATCTTCTCACTCACCAGTCTTCAGGGATACAACATACCATATATGTCCATCAGcatgtatttatgtatacatacaGTTACCACCTCCAGTCCAGAGACTCCTTTCTACTGTGTCAGCTGtagctgtgtttgttttgagggtttttctttttaggttttCCTCCTGAACCTCTCGTATTAAAGACGCTGAGCTAGAATAAGTGCACTTTTATAGGCAGTCCTTCTGCTCGGATGCAAGCTAGGAGGAATATTTGACACCTCCTTTTCTTTGGGGTAGTGTGTGGCAGAACAAACGGGAACCATTTAAACTACTCGGGCTGCAGTATCAAAGGAAATTTCCTGGTCTCATTCAACAGCAATAACCGAACCTTTATTACTGTGCAAATAAAGAGGGGCTACGGCCCTTGCTGTGCAAGCCTATTCAATCTGGCATTTCATGGTTTCGCCCAGAGAAACCCTCAGAAGCCAGGAATCTCAGGAATGAGGCTCAAGTCTGAACAGACAATTTGAGCACAGCCCAGTAAGGCTGCTCACTCTTTTTCAAGTTAGTCTGCAGATTTGAAGCCATGCCAACCCTAGAAAACAGAAGGAGTACGTAGAGCTACAGCTATGgtatttgtggaaaaaaaaataagcccGTTTGTGTTTGTGATTCTGTTCCtacaaaatacaacatttttgTCAAGGACAACATggatggtttttgttttatcaaGGAATTGCTGATAATGTTGTAGTTCATCTTACTTTGTGGTGGAAGTATACTCCAGCTGCAATCCCCCTTTTGTAATCTGTTTGGCAGCTTAAATAATTTaagccaaaataatttaaacactAAGAATGATCTACTTTTAAAACCTTATGTTTCATGCAAAGTACAACATAAGTTcagcttttaaactgaaataaaagcccTCCCCAGCAATATGGTTGGCTTTGGTCTACAGAAGATACCAAGCTTAGGCTTAAACATTGTTACCTTAAATAACAGAATTACATCGCTAAAAGTTCAAGCATACTTAATTTTTTGATGGCTTAGTACTACTCTAAGATGCTAGATCATGGAGAGCTGATGCCCTGTTTGTCCGCAAGACCCAAAGCCACCACCACCAGTTCCAACCAGGAGGTTCAGCCCCACGTCCCACCGACAGAGCTCAAcctgagcagctccagctcaCCACgctgctcagcctctgcttgCCCGCGGGCCCTAAGGGAAGCGGTGCTCAGTAACAGGCAAGACTTTACTATTTACACACCACCAAGCAGCCATCAGGCATTAGTCTTTGTAGCCTTTTGGACTCCAGTCAACTGAAAGAACAACAGATGAACAGCAGCATTCTCACTCCCAAACCCTTGGGCTCACTAATTATCAGCTACATAGAAAACACATCAAATACTGCAGTGGCTGCTTTAAGTAGCTGATTCACTGCTGATGGCTTTCCTCCTTCCAAATCCACCTTGGCTGTTTTGGAGAAAATGCAGGTGATTTTGTATACTAATATGATAGAACACGTCATCTCCAAACACACGAATATCACAATATTCATAGCATTTTGAGTATTGACATTTCTGCAcctcaaacagaaaacaggactTTGGTAGGTGACTTGGCATTCCCAGTTATCAATTCTAATTATTTCCcttctaaaggggaaaaaaaaccctataaagACTAGTTACTGTTACTCTgccatgaaagcagaaaaatcacatgGCTCAATACAGCCAACTTGCAAGTGAACTGGaaggc
The window above is part of the Gymnogyps californianus isolate 813 chromosome 7, ASM1813914v2, whole genome shotgun sequence genome. Proteins encoded here:
- the RND3 gene encoding rho-related GTP-binding protein RhoE, producing MKERRASQKLSSKAVMDPNQNVKCKIVVVGDSQCGKTALLHVFAKDCFPESYVPTVFENYTASFEIDTQRIELSLWDTSGSPYYDNVRPLSYPDSDAVLICFDISRPETLDSVLKKWKGEIQEFCPNTKMLLVGCKSDLRTDVSTLVELSNHRQTPVSYDQGANMAKQIGAATYIECSALQSENSVRDIFHVATLACVNKTNKNVKRNKSQRATKRISHMPGRPELSTVATDLRKDKAKSCTVM